A single window of Lynx canadensis isolate LIC74 chromosome C2, mLynCan4.pri.v2, whole genome shotgun sequence DNA harbors:
- the EOMES gene encoding eomesodermin homolog isoform X1 → MQLGEQLLVSTVNLPGAHFYPLESARGGGSGSAGHLPGAAPSPQRLDLDKAPKKFPGSLSCETGSGEPTAASAGAPAAMLSDADAGDAFASAAAVAKPGPPDGRKGSPCGEEELPSAAAAAAAAAAAAAATARYSMDSLSSERYYLQSPGPQGSELAAPCSLFPYQAAAGAPHGSVYPAPNGARYPYGSMLPPGGFPAAVCPPGRAQFGPGAGASSGAGGGGGGGGGGGGGGAGGPGAYQYSQGAPLYGPYPGAAAAGSCGGLGGLGVPGSGFRAHVYLCNRPLWLKFHRHQTEMIITKQGRRMFPFLSFNINGLNPTAHYNVFVEVVLADPNHWRFQGGKWVTCGKADNNMQGNKMYVHPESPNTGSHWMRQEISFGKLKLTNNKGANNNNTQMIVLQSLHKYQPRLHIVEVTEDGVEDLNEPSKTQTFTFSETQFIAVTAYQNTDITQLKIDHNPFAKGFRDNYDSMYTASENDRLTPSPTDSPRSHQIVPGGRYGVQSFFPEPFVNTLPQARYYNGERTVPQTNGLLSPQQSEEVANPPQRWLVTPVQQPGTNKLDIGSYESEYTSSTLLPYGIKSLPLQTSHALGYYPDPTFPAMAGWGGRGSYQRKMATGLPWTSRTSPPVFSEDQLSKEKVKEEISSSWIETPPSIKSLDSNDSGVYTSACKRRRLSPSTSSNENSPSIKCEDINTEEYSKDTSKGMGGYYAFYTTP, encoded by the exons ATGCAGTTAGGGGAGCAGCTCTTGGTGAGCACGGTGAACCTGCCCGGCGCTCACTTCTACCCGCTAGAGAGCGCGAGAGGCGGAGGCAGCGGGAGCGCAGGCCACCTCCCTGGCGCGGCCCCCTCGCCTCAGAGGCTGGACTTAGACAAAGCGCCCAAGAAGTTCCCTGGCAGCCTCTCGTGCGAGACTGGGAGCGGGGAACCCACAGCAGCCAGCGCGGGGGCCCCCGCGGCCATGCTCAGTGACGCCGACGCCGGGGACGCCTTCGCCAGCGCCGCGGCAGTGGCCAAGCCCGGGCCCCCGGACGGCCGCAAGGGCTCCCCCTGCGGGGAGGAAGAGCTGCcctctgccgccgccgccgccgccgcggccgccgccgccgccgccgccaccgcgcGCTACTCCATGGACAGCCTGAGCTCGGAGCGCTACTACCTCCAGTCCCCCGGGCCTCAGGGCTCCGAACTGGCCGCGCCCTGCTCGCTCTTCCCCTACCAGGCGGCGGCCGGGGCGCCCCACGGATCTGTGTACCCTGCTCCCAACGGGGCGCGCTACCCCTACGGCTCCATGCTGCCCCCCGGCGGCTTCCCCGCGGCTGTGTGCCCACCTGGGAGGGCGCAGTTCGGCCCGGGAGCCGGGGCGAGTAgtggcgcgggcggcggcggcggcggcggcggcggcggcggcggcggcggggcagGCGGCCCGGGCGCCTATCAGTACAGCCAGGGGGCTCCGCTCTATGGGCCGTACCCTGGGGCGGCAGCTGCGGGTTCCTGCGGAGGACTGGGGGGGTTGGGGGTTCCTGGTTCCGGCTTCCGTGCCCACGTCTACCTGTGCAACCGGCCTCTGTGGCTCAAGTTCCACCGCCACCAAACCGAGATGATCATTACGAAACAGGGCAG GCGAATGTTTCCTTTCTTGAGCTTCAACATAAACGGACTCAATCCCACTGCCCACTACAACGTGTTCGTAGAGGTGGTGCTGGCGGACCCCAATCACTGGCGATTCCAGGGGGGCAAGTGGGTAACCTGTGGCAAAGCGGACAATAACATGcagg gCAACAAAATGTATGTTCACCCAGAGTCTCCTAATACTGGTTCCCACTGGATGAGACAGGAGATTTCTTTTGGGAAATTAAAACTCACCAATAACAAAGgcgcaaacaacaacaacacccag ATGATAGTCTTACAGTCTTTACACAAGTACCAACCCCGGCTGCACATTGTTGAAGTTACAGAGGATGGTGTGGAGGACTTGAATGAGCCCTCAAAGACTCAGACCTTTACCTTCTCGGAAACACAGTTCATTGCAGTGACTGCCTACCAGAACACTGAC ATAACTCAACTAAAGATTGACCATAACCCCTTTGCAAAAGGCTTCAGGGACAACTATGATTC CATGTACACCGCTTCCGAAAATGACAGGTTAACTCCATCTCCCACGGATTCTCCTAGATCCCATCAGATTGTCCCTGGAGGTCGGTACGGCGTTCAGTCCTTCTTCCCGGAGCCCTTTGTCAACACTTTACCTCAAGCCCGATATTATAATGGCGAGAGAACCGTGCCACAGACCAACGGCCTCCTTTCACCCCAACAGAGCGAAGAGGTGGCCAACCCTCCCCAGCGGTGGCTTGTCACGCCTGTCCAGCAACCTGGGACCAACAAACTAGACATCGGTTCCTATGAGTCTGAATATACTTCCAGCACCTTGCTCCCATATGGTATTAAATCCTTGCCCCTCCAGACGTCCCACGCCCTGGGGTATTACCCTGACCCAACCTTCCCTGCCATGGCAGGGTGGGGAGGTCGAGGTTCTTACCAGAGGAAGATGGCCACTGGACTCCCATGGACCTCCAGAACCAGCCCCCCTGTGTTCTCCGAAGATCAGCTCTCCAAGGagaaagtcaaagaagaaattagctCTTCCTGGATAGAGACACCCCCTTCCATCAAGTCTCTCGATTCCAATGATTCTGGGGTATACACCAGTGCTTGTAAGCGAAGGCGGCTGTCTCCTAGCACCTCTAGCAATGAAAATTCTCCCTCCATAAAGTGTGAGGACATTAACACCGAAGAGTACAGCAAAGACACCTCAAAAGGCATGGGGGGGTATTATGCTTTTTACACCACTCCCTAA
- the EOMES gene encoding eomesodermin homolog isoform X2, which yields MQLGEQLLVSTVNLPGAHFYPLESARGGGSGSAGHLPGAAPSPQRLDLDKAPKKFPGSLSCETGSGEPTAASAGAPAAMLSDADAGDAFASAAAVAKPGPPDGRKGSPCGEEELPSAAAAAAAAAAAAAATARYSMDSLSSERYYLQSPGPQGSELAAPCSLFPYQAAAGAPHGSVYPAPNGARYPYGSMLPPGGFPAAVCPPGRAQFGPGAGASSGAGGGGGGGGGGGGGGAGGPGAYQYSQGAPLYGPYPGAAAAGSCGGLGGLGVPGSGFRAHVYLCNRPLWLKFHRHQTEMIITKQGRRMFPFLSFNINGLNPTAHYNVFVEVVLADPNHWRFQGGKWVTCGKADNNMQGNKMYVHPESPNTGSHWMRQEISFGKLKLTNNKGANNNNTQMIVLQSLHKYQPRLHIVEVTEDGVEDLNEPSKTQTFTFSETQFIAVTAYQNTDITQLKIDHNPFAKGFRDNYDSSHQIVPGGRYGVQSFFPEPFVNTLPQARYYNGERTVPQTNGLLSPQQSEEVANPPQRWLVTPVQQPGTNKLDIGSYESEYTSSTLLPYGIKSLPLQTSHALGYYPDPTFPAMAGWGGRGSYQRKMATGLPWTSRTSPPVFSEDQLSKEKVKEEISSSWIETPPSIKSLDSNDSGVYTSACKRRRLSPSTSSNENSPSIKCEDINTEEYSKDTSKGMGGYYAFYTTP from the exons ATGCAGTTAGGGGAGCAGCTCTTGGTGAGCACGGTGAACCTGCCCGGCGCTCACTTCTACCCGCTAGAGAGCGCGAGAGGCGGAGGCAGCGGGAGCGCAGGCCACCTCCCTGGCGCGGCCCCCTCGCCTCAGAGGCTGGACTTAGACAAAGCGCCCAAGAAGTTCCCTGGCAGCCTCTCGTGCGAGACTGGGAGCGGGGAACCCACAGCAGCCAGCGCGGGGGCCCCCGCGGCCATGCTCAGTGACGCCGACGCCGGGGACGCCTTCGCCAGCGCCGCGGCAGTGGCCAAGCCCGGGCCCCCGGACGGCCGCAAGGGCTCCCCCTGCGGGGAGGAAGAGCTGCcctctgccgccgccgccgccgccgcggccgccgccgccgccgccgccaccgcgcGCTACTCCATGGACAGCCTGAGCTCGGAGCGCTACTACCTCCAGTCCCCCGGGCCTCAGGGCTCCGAACTGGCCGCGCCCTGCTCGCTCTTCCCCTACCAGGCGGCGGCCGGGGCGCCCCACGGATCTGTGTACCCTGCTCCCAACGGGGCGCGCTACCCCTACGGCTCCATGCTGCCCCCCGGCGGCTTCCCCGCGGCTGTGTGCCCACCTGGGAGGGCGCAGTTCGGCCCGGGAGCCGGGGCGAGTAgtggcgcgggcggcggcggcggcggcggcggcggcggcggcggcggcggggcagGCGGCCCGGGCGCCTATCAGTACAGCCAGGGGGCTCCGCTCTATGGGCCGTACCCTGGGGCGGCAGCTGCGGGTTCCTGCGGAGGACTGGGGGGGTTGGGGGTTCCTGGTTCCGGCTTCCGTGCCCACGTCTACCTGTGCAACCGGCCTCTGTGGCTCAAGTTCCACCGCCACCAAACCGAGATGATCATTACGAAACAGGGCAG GCGAATGTTTCCTTTCTTGAGCTTCAACATAAACGGACTCAATCCCACTGCCCACTACAACGTGTTCGTAGAGGTGGTGCTGGCGGACCCCAATCACTGGCGATTCCAGGGGGGCAAGTGGGTAACCTGTGGCAAAGCGGACAATAACATGcagg gCAACAAAATGTATGTTCACCCAGAGTCTCCTAATACTGGTTCCCACTGGATGAGACAGGAGATTTCTTTTGGGAAATTAAAACTCACCAATAACAAAGgcgcaaacaacaacaacacccag ATGATAGTCTTACAGTCTTTACACAAGTACCAACCCCGGCTGCACATTGTTGAAGTTACAGAGGATGGTGTGGAGGACTTGAATGAGCCCTCAAAGACTCAGACCTTTACCTTCTCGGAAACACAGTTCATTGCAGTGACTGCCTACCAGAACACTGAC ATAACTCAACTAAAGATTGACCATAACCCCTTTGCAAAAGGCTTCAGGGACAACTATGATTC ATCCCATCAGATTGTCCCTGGAGGTCGGTACGGCGTTCAGTCCTTCTTCCCGGAGCCCTTTGTCAACACTTTACCTCAAGCCCGATATTATAATGGCGAGAGAACCGTGCCACAGACCAACGGCCTCCTTTCACCCCAACAGAGCGAAGAGGTGGCCAACCCTCCCCAGCGGTGGCTTGTCACGCCTGTCCAGCAACCTGGGACCAACAAACTAGACATCGGTTCCTATGAGTCTGAATATACTTCCAGCACCTTGCTCCCATATGGTATTAAATCCTTGCCCCTCCAGACGTCCCACGCCCTGGGGTATTACCCTGACCCAACCTTCCCTGCCATGGCAGGGTGGGGAGGTCGAGGTTCTTACCAGAGGAAGATGGCCACTGGACTCCCATGGACCTCCAGAACCAGCCCCCCTGTGTTCTCCGAAGATCAGCTCTCCAAGGagaaagtcaaagaagaaattagctCTTCCTGGATAGAGACACCCCCTTCCATCAAGTCTCTCGATTCCAATGATTCTGGGGTATACACCAGTGCTTGTAAGCGAAGGCGGCTGTCTCCTAGCACCTCTAGCAATGAAAATTCTCCCTCCATAAAGTGTGAGGACATTAACACCGAAGAGTACAGCAAAGACACCTCAAAAGGCATGGGGGGGTATTATGCTTTTTACACCACTCCCTAA